From a single Arthrobacter sp. SLBN-112 genomic region:
- a CDS encoding FAD-binding and (Fe-S)-binding domain-containing protein — protein sequence MQKLEFFRQAVADPAQVKTRAIDLHANAHDASHFLLIPQAVAVAKDAAEVGALLRASAAQGVPLTLRSGGTSLSGQAVTDGVLVDVRRNFRDVEVLDGGARVRVQPGVTVRALNARLAPYGRKFGPDPASEAACTIGGVVANNSSGMNCGTVDNAYRTLESLTVVLPSGTVIDTGATDADTRLRTLEPELYDGLVQLAARVRGNSDSVNRIRQQFSMKNTMGYGLNSLLDYKRPVEMLAHLIVGSEGTLGFVAEAVFRTIPRLSHSATGLLVFPDLQAANAALPALVDTRAATVELLDALSLKVGQTLKGTPAVVRDLAVREHAALLVEYSAGQPDQVAALREVGERALAGLKLAAPAQFTADASARAQLWHLRKGLYASVAGARPQGTTALLEDIVVPVPVLGRTCRELIRLFDKYRYENSVIFGHAKDGNVHFMLTDGFATAEELDRYSAFTEDMVDLVLGEDGSLKAEHGTGRVMAPYVRRQYGNELYAVMRRIKELFDPAGMLNPGVLMDDDPQAHLRHIKTAPPVAEEVDRCVSCGYCEPVCPSKDLTLTPRQRIVTLRAIEAARLAGDTALVKQLERDYDYESVQTCAVDGMCQTACPVDINTGLLVKRLRREDGGPVANGAWNAAAKHWSGVTRGASLALTVVDRLPAPAVVGPNKAARAVLGTDTVPLYSPELPGGGSARKRPTPDRAPDAVYFPACVGTMFGPADTGSEPSGPAGGRGVQYSLEQLCERAGITLLVPEGIDSLCCGTPWSSKGMGAGQATMKEKTLAALREATRDGELAIICDASSCTEGLRQVVEADDPLVGQRPLRIVDAVDFVAEHILPGLPEHAKLESLALHPTCSSTRMGINGALESVAQAVAEKVDVPVNWGCCAFAGDRGMLHPELTASATREQALEVGQLGASAHASCNRTCELGMTRATGQDYKHVLELLEEVTR from the coding sequence ATGCAGAAACTCGAATTCTTCCGGCAGGCAGTGGCCGATCCCGCGCAGGTGAAGACCCGTGCCATCGACCTGCACGCCAACGCCCATGACGCCTCGCACTTCCTGCTCATCCCCCAGGCGGTGGCCGTGGCCAAGGACGCCGCGGAGGTGGGCGCCCTGCTCCGGGCCAGCGCGGCGCAGGGCGTTCCGCTCACCCTTCGCTCCGGCGGCACCAGCCTCAGCGGACAGGCCGTCACGGACGGCGTGCTGGTGGACGTGCGCCGCAACTTCCGGGATGTTGAAGTGCTCGACGGCGGCGCGCGAGTCCGCGTGCAGCCGGGGGTCACGGTGCGTGCCCTGAATGCGCGGCTGGCGCCCTACGGGCGCAAGTTCGGGCCGGACCCGGCCAGCGAGGCCGCGTGCACCATCGGCGGCGTGGTGGCGAACAACTCCTCGGGCATGAACTGCGGAACGGTGGACAATGCGTACCGCACGCTCGAGTCGCTCACCGTGGTGCTGCCGTCCGGGACGGTAATTGACACCGGGGCAACGGACGCGGACACCCGGCTGCGGACGCTGGAACCGGAACTGTATGACGGCTTGGTGCAGCTCGCGGCAAGGGTGCGGGGGAACAGCGATTCCGTGAACCGCATCAGGCAGCAGTTCAGCATGAAGAACACCATGGGCTACGGCCTGAACTCCCTGTTGGACTACAAGCGTCCGGTGGAAATGCTGGCGCACCTGATCGTCGGCAGCGAAGGCACCCTGGGCTTCGTGGCAGAGGCGGTGTTCCGGACCATCCCGCGGCTTTCGCACTCCGCCACCGGCCTGCTTGTCTTCCCGGACCTGCAGGCCGCCAACGCCGCTTTGCCGGCGCTGGTGGACACCCGCGCCGCCACGGTGGAACTCCTGGACGCGCTCTCGCTCAAGGTGGGCCAGACGCTGAAGGGAACTCCCGCCGTCGTACGCGACCTTGCGGTGCGCGAACACGCGGCGCTGCTGGTGGAATACTCCGCCGGGCAGCCGGACCAGGTTGCGGCACTGCGCGAGGTGGGCGAACGCGCCCTCGCCGGCCTGAAGCTGGCCGCTCCGGCGCAGTTCACTGCTGATGCGTCCGCACGCGCCCAGCTGTGGCACCTGCGCAAGGGTCTGTACGCCTCGGTGGCGGGTGCCCGGCCGCAGGGGACCACCGCGCTGCTGGAGGACATCGTGGTGCCGGTCCCGGTCCTGGGCCGCACGTGCCGTGAATTGATAAGGCTGTTCGACAAGTACCGGTACGAAAACAGCGTGATCTTTGGGCACGCGAAGGACGGCAACGTCCACTTCATGCTCACGGACGGCTTCGCCACGGCGGAGGAGCTGGACAGGTACAGCGCGTTCACCGAGGACATGGTGGACCTGGTCCTGGGGGAGGACGGCTCTCTCAAGGCGGAGCACGGCACCGGCCGGGTGATGGCACCGTATGTGCGGCGGCAGTACGGGAACGAGCTGTACGCCGTAATGCGCCGGATCAAGGAGCTGTTCGATCCCGCCGGCATGCTCAATCCCGGCGTGCTCATGGACGATGATCCCCAGGCGCACCTGCGGCACATCAAGACGGCGCCGCCGGTGGCGGAGGAAGTGGACCGCTGCGTCTCCTGCGGGTACTGCGAACCGGTGTGCCCCAGCAAGGACCTGACCCTGACGCCGCGCCAGCGCATCGTCACCCTGCGGGCCATCGAGGCTGCACGGCTTGCCGGCGACACGGCGTTGGTGAAACAGCTGGAGCGGGACTATGACTACGAGTCCGTGCAGACCTGCGCCGTGGACGGCATGTGCCAGACGGCCTGCCCCGTGGACATCAACACCGGGCTGCTGGTCAAGCGGTTGCGCCGCGAGGACGGCGGTCCGGTGGCCAACGGGGCCTGGAACGCTGCGGCCAAGCACTGGAGCGGGGTCACACGCGGGGCCTCGCTGGCCCTGACCGTGGTGGACAGGCTGCCGGCCCCGGCAGTAGTGGGCCCCAACAAGGCGGCGCGTGCGGTGCTGGGCACGGACACGGTGCCGCTGTACTCGCCCGAGCTGCCCGGCGGCGGTTCCGCACGGAAGCGCCCGACGCCGGACCGGGCACCGGACGCCGTCTACTTCCCCGCCTGCGTGGGGACGATGTTCGGGCCGGCCGATACGGGTTCCGAACCAAGTGGTCCCGCTGGCGGACGGGGAGTCCAGTACAGCCTGGAGCAGCTGTGTGAACGGGCCGGGATCACGCTGCTGGTCCCGGAGGGCATCGATTCACTCTGCTGCGGGACCCCGTGGTCGTCGAAGGGAATGGGGGCCGGCCAGGCGACCATGAAGGAGAAGACCCTGGCAGCGCTGCGGGAGGCAACCCGGGACGGCGAGCTGGCCATCATCTGTGATGCGTCGTCCTGCACCGAGGGCCTCCGGCAGGTGGTGGAAGCCGACGACCCGCTGGTGGGCCAGCGGCCGCTGCGGATCGTTGATGCCGTGGACTTCGTCGCCGAGCACATCCTGCCCGGGCTGCCGGAGCACGCAAAGCTCGAGTCGCTGGCTTTGCACCCCACCTGCTCCTCTACACGGATGGGGATCAACGGTGCCCTGGAATCGGTGGCCCAGGCCGTGGCGGAGAAGGTGGATGTGCCGGTGAACTGGGGCTGCTGCGCCTTCGCGGGGGACCGTGGAATGCTCCACCCCGAGCTCACCGCCTCCGCCACCCGGGAGCAGGCTTTGGAAGTGGGGCAACTGGGCGCGTCGGCGCACGCCTCGTGCAACCGCACCTGCGAGCTGGGCATGACCCGCGCAACGGGCCAGGACTACAAGCACGTCCTGGAACTGCTGGAAGAGGTCACGCGGTAG
- a CDS encoding GntR family transcriptional regulator yields MAGRIAAVSIVEAVASDLRLRIFSGELPSAHALTETDVATSYDVARPTAKAAIEKLVAEGLLVRGTHKTARVADLGPESVRDIYLARAYLESEVLRRLAAARTVPAGAVQANRDIAALATGAPLDVVEPDMRFHTSLIDAVGNERISRMYSSLVAEVRLCMSRVQSLHLLDTTLIQAEHEKLLKLIEAGQGEEAAQLLDQHLGRARERLVAAMGGEAGPEADLPSGLARQ; encoded by the coding sequence GTGGCCGGCCGTATTGCAGCTGTCTCGATAGTGGAAGCGGTGGCCTCGGATCTCCGGCTCCGCATTTTCTCCGGTGAGTTACCCTCCGCCCATGCGCTGACGGAGACCGACGTGGCCACGTCCTACGACGTGGCACGCCCCACCGCCAAGGCAGCCATCGAGAAGCTGGTGGCCGAGGGCCTGCTGGTTCGCGGCACGCACAAGACCGCCCGGGTGGCGGACCTGGGACCGGAATCGGTGCGCGATATCTACCTGGCCCGGGCGTACCTGGAGAGCGAAGTGCTTCGTCGGCTCGCCGCCGCACGCACGGTGCCCGCCGGGGCGGTACAGGCCAACCGCGATATCGCGGCGCTGGCCACCGGAGCGCCGCTGGACGTGGTGGAACCGGACATGCGGTTCCACACCAGCCTGATCGACGCCGTGGGGAATGAGCGGATCAGCAGGATGTACTCGTCCCTGGTGGCAGAAGTGCGCCTGTGCATGTCCCGGGTACAGTCGCTGCACCTCCTGGACACCACTTTGATCCAGGCCGAACACGAAAAGCTCCTGAAGCTGATCGAGGCCGGACAAGGCGAAGAGGCCGCCCAGCTCCTCGACCAGCACCTGGGACGCGCGCGCGAGCGCCTGGTGGCCGCGATGGGCGGCGAGGCGGGCCCGGAGGCGGACCTGCCGTCAGGGCTGGCGCGGCAATAA
- a CDS encoding FAD-binding oxidoreductase, with amino-acid sequence MSTTTAVTASAALLAASAHASTDLDERVRVSTDRSGYVPPSLPDGVVYATSAEEVVATMNLAAAHNVPVVPRGAGTGLAAGASAQAGEVVLDLARMNRILHIDPVEQLAVVEPGVLNAEVNAAAGEHGLFYAPDPASTAICSIGGNIATNAGGMWCAKYGVTRESVLALRVVLPDGRELRTGRNTIKGVTGYDLNALMIGSEGTLGVVVEATLRLRPKPIQTATVAAYFPDVDAAALAASAIIAARLQPSVLELMDGPTLEAVDTVHGTNHRSKGGAFLLAQTDGYGAFLEQDVLLKAIEPFASHVEKAVDLAAADALVATRREAIPSLEKMGRVSICDIGVPRNRLADVFAGLEDISRKTGVRIFNVAHAADGNLHPMIVVEPDESITEGPAKKALGDMFYLAQRLGGTLTGEHGVGLLKRDWLEDELGSTSLELQRSIRSVFDPQGILNPGKAI; translated from the coding sequence ATGAGTACAACTACAGCTGTCACAGCATCAGCAGCGCTCTTGGCTGCAAGCGCGCACGCCTCCACGGACCTCGACGAGCGGGTCAGGGTAAGCACGGACCGTTCCGGTTACGTTCCGCCGAGCCTGCCCGACGGCGTCGTTTATGCCACCAGTGCCGAAGAGGTTGTGGCAACCATGAACCTTGCCGCGGCCCACAATGTCCCGGTGGTTCCCCGGGGAGCCGGAACGGGCCTTGCCGCCGGAGCTTCCGCGCAGGCCGGGGAAGTGGTCCTTGACCTGGCCCGGATGAACCGGATCCTGCACATCGATCCTGTGGAGCAGCTGGCGGTGGTTGAACCCGGCGTCCTCAACGCGGAGGTGAATGCGGCCGCGGGGGAGCATGGACTCTTCTATGCGCCGGACCCGGCCAGCACGGCAATCTGCTCCATCGGCGGCAATATTGCCACCAATGCCGGCGGAATGTGGTGCGCAAAATATGGCGTGACACGCGAATCCGTGCTCGCGCTCCGCGTGGTCCTGCCCGACGGCCGGGAGCTGCGGACCGGGCGGAACACCATCAAGGGCGTCACGGGGTATGACCTGAACGCTCTGATGATCGGGTCGGAAGGAACGCTGGGCGTGGTGGTGGAAGCAACCCTTCGTTTGCGGCCCAAGCCCATCCAGACCGCCACCGTCGCCGCCTATTTCCCGGATGTGGACGCCGCCGCGCTGGCAGCATCCGCCATCATCGCCGCCCGGCTGCAGCCCTCGGTGCTGGAACTCATGGACGGCCCCACGCTGGAAGCCGTCGATACCGTGCACGGCACCAACCACCGGTCCAAGGGCGGCGCCTTCCTGCTGGCGCAGACTGACGGGTACGGCGCGTTCCTTGAGCAGGACGTCCTGCTCAAGGCCATCGAACCCTTTGCCAGCCACGTCGAGAAAGCCGTGGACCTGGCGGCAGCGGATGCGCTAGTGGCCACGCGGCGGGAAGCGATTCCGTCCCTTGAGAAAATGGGCCGCGTGTCCATCTGCGACATCGGCGTGCCGCGGAACCGGCTGGCAGATGTCTTTGCGGGGCTGGAGGACATCTCCCGGAAGACGGGGGTCCGGATCTTCAATGTGGCACACGCAGCGGACGGCAACCTGCACCCGATGATCGTCGTCGAACCCGATGAATCCATCACGGAAGGACCGGCCAAAAAGGCCCTAGGCGACATGTTTTACCTGGCGCAGCGACTGGGTGGCACCCTGACCGGGGAACACGGCGTCGGCCTGCTCAAGCGCGATTGGCTCGAGGACGAGCTCGGCAGCACCTCGCTCGAACTCCAACGCTCCATCCGCAGCGTCTTCGACCCGCAGGGAATCCTCAATCCCGGCAAAGCAATCTAA
- a CDS encoding L-lactate permease, with the protein MSTYQQVVDPLWGSLGLSALCAALPLILLFVLLGVFRVKAAKAAIASLALSIILALMIWRMPVDQVFSATAEGAFYGLFPILWILINALWLYKLTVATPWFDALGRTIRSISNDLRILSILIAFCFGALLESLAGFGAPVAITSAMLMAAGMKPLKSAIVSLLANTAPVAFGAMAAPIIALNGVTGLSLHDLSSMAGRQTPFIALIVPLLLVFIVDGRRGLKQTWPVALVAGAVFGIFQFITSNFIAVELTDVVAAVATVAAVLLMLRVWQPREIIDMSGQSGGSGDLEEERPSGPSSSSRGSARIPASASVTEAVSAAATTRVAVRPSATERPVRREIWMAVAPYLIIMAVFSIAQIPAVKDWLSANGSVSFAWPGLDVVDAGGKHVAAQKFKFDHLKATGTLLLVSGLITMVLYRLSAAQGLRIYWETLKQLRWTILTVTTVLALSFVMNLSGQTTSLGLALASAGGFFAFLSPLIGWIGVALTGSDTSSNSLFGQMQATAAAQTGLSPVLMAASNSSAGVMGKMLSLQNLAVASAAVGLEGAEGTLFRKLIGWSLGLLALITVLIVLQSTPVLGWMVP; encoded by the coding sequence GTGAGCACTTACCAGCAAGTCGTGGACCCTCTCTGGGGTTCACTCGGCCTGTCCGCGCTCTGCGCGGCATTGCCGTTGATTCTCCTGTTTGTCCTGCTGGGCGTCTTCCGGGTGAAAGCGGCCAAAGCCGCCATCGCCAGCCTGGCGCTGTCCATCATCCTGGCCCTGATGATCTGGCGTATGCCTGTGGACCAGGTCTTCAGCGCCACGGCCGAAGGAGCCTTCTACGGCCTGTTCCCCATCCTGTGGATCCTCATCAACGCGCTCTGGCTCTACAAACTCACGGTGGCCACGCCTTGGTTTGATGCCCTGGGCCGGACCATCCGCTCCATCTCCAACGACCTGCGGATCCTCTCGATCCTGATTGCGTTCTGCTTCGGCGCGCTCCTCGAATCACTCGCCGGTTTCGGCGCCCCCGTTGCCATCACGTCGGCGATGCTGATGGCCGCCGGCATGAAGCCGCTGAAATCCGCCATCGTCTCGCTTTTGGCCAACACCGCCCCGGTGGCCTTTGGTGCCATGGCCGCGCCCATCATCGCCCTGAACGGCGTGACCGGCCTGTCGCTGCACGACCTGTCCTCGATGGCCGGCCGCCAGACCCCCTTCATCGCCCTCATCGTGCCGCTGCTCCTGGTCTTCATCGTGGACGGCAGGCGCGGCCTCAAGCAGACCTGGCCCGTTGCACTGGTGGCCGGCGCAGTCTTTGGCATCTTCCAGTTCATCACGTCCAACTTCATCGCTGTGGAACTGACCGACGTCGTGGCTGCTGTGGCTACCGTGGCCGCCGTGCTGCTGATGCTCCGTGTCTGGCAGCCGCGGGAGATCATTGATATGTCCGGGCAGTCCGGCGGGTCAGGCGATCTTGAGGAAGAACGTCCCTCCGGCCCGTCATCCTCCAGCCGCGGTTCGGCAAGGATACCGGCATCCGCATCGGTTACGGAGGCTGTCTCCGCGGCTGCGACCACCCGGGTCGCGGTGCGGCCCAGCGCCACGGAGCGGCCCGTCCGCCGGGAAATCTGGATGGCTGTGGCGCCCTACCTGATCATCATGGCCGTCTTCTCCATCGCCCAGATCCCGGCAGTCAAGGACTGGCTGAGCGCCAACGGAAGCGTCAGCTTCGCATGGCCGGGCCTGGACGTCGTGGACGCCGGCGGGAAGCACGTTGCTGCGCAGAAGTTCAAGTTCGACCATCTCAAAGCCACCGGAACCCTGCTTCTGGTCTCCGGCCTCATCACCATGGTCCTGTACCGCCTGTCGGCAGCCCAGGGCCTGCGCATCTACTGGGAAACTTTGAAGCAGCTGCGCTGGACCATCCTCACGGTCACCACCGTCCTGGCCCTGTCCTTCGTCATGAACCTGTCCGGACAGACCACCTCCCTGGGCCTCGCCCTCGCGTCCGCCGGCGGCTTCTTCGCCTTCCTCTCGCCGCTGATCGGCTGGATCGGCGTGGCCCTCACCGGCTCGGACACATCATCCAACTCACTCTTCGGGCAGATGCAGGCCACCGCCGCCGCACAGACCGGCCTCTCGCCGGTGCTGATGGCCGCCTCCAACTCCTCGGCCGGCGTGATGGGCAAGATGCTTTCGCTGCAAAACCTGGCCGTCGCCTCAGCGGCGGTGGGCCTGGAAGGCGCCGAGGGCACGCTGTTCCGCAAGTTGATCGGCTGGAGCCTGGGCCTGCTGGCCCTGATCACGGTGCTGATCGTCCTGCAGTCCACCCCGGTACTCGGCTGGATGGTCCCCTAG
- a CDS encoding FadR/GntR family transcriptional regulator: MTKPSVAPGSKRTYDVLVEDIEAGLRSGRFKIGDQLPGERILAETYGISRASVREAMRLLDAMGVLRSSNRSGPKSGSVIVSEPSAGLSATLRLHIASSRLPVEEIVEARILLETWAARTAALHDDPAGIQRARELLEAMDAPDIDPDAFHALDAEFHLALSAMAGNTVIETIMESLSGSIRGYIKDALDALGQWPMVLEQLRAHHHGIFDAVEAKDPERAAELLRGHIAWLYEQTADGAR, translated from the coding sequence ATGACCAAACCTTCGGTGGCGCCGGGATCCAAGCGGACGTACGACGTCCTGGTAGAGGATATTGAGGCGGGGCTCCGCTCAGGCCGGTTCAAAATCGGGGATCAACTGCCTGGTGAACGGATACTGGCGGAAACCTACGGCATTTCGCGCGCTTCAGTGCGCGAAGCCATGCGCCTGCTGGACGCCATGGGGGTCCTTCGAAGTTCCAACAGGTCCGGCCCCAAGTCTGGCTCGGTCATCGTTTCCGAGCCGTCAGCCGGCTTGTCCGCCACCCTTCGCCTGCACATTGCCAGCAGCCGTCTTCCGGTTGAGGAGATCGTCGAAGCCCGGATTCTCTTGGAAACCTGGGCAGCCCGGACGGCGGCCCTGCATGACGACCCGGCCGGGATCCAACGCGCCAGGGAACTGCTCGAGGCCATGGATGCTCCGGACATAGACCCCGATGCCTTCCACGCCCTCGACGCAGAGTTCCACCTGGCCCTCAGTGCCATGGCCGGTAACACGGTTATCGAAACGATCATGGAGTCGCTGAGCGGCTCCATCCGGGGCTACATCAAGGACGCCCTTGATGCCCTTGGGCAGTGGCCCATGGTGCTCGAACAGCTGAGGGCCCACCACCACGGGATCTTCGATGCTGTGGAAGCGAAGGACCCTGAGCGCGCCGCGGAGCTGCTCCGGGGCCATATCGCCTGGCTGTACGAACAGACAGCTGACGGGGCGCGCTGA
- a CDS encoding L-lactate permease — MFQQILEPIAGSLLLSALCAALPLVLLFVLLGVFRVKAAKAAIASLVLSFVLAVAGWRMPLDQALSATAAGIFYGLFPILWILVNALWIYKLTVATPWFDALGRTIRSISNDLRILSILIAFCFGALLESLAGFGAPVAISAAMLMAAGMKPLKSAVVSLLANTAPVAFGAMAAPIIALNGVTGLSLHDLSSMAGRQTPFIALIVPLLLVFIVDGRRGLKQTWPVALVAGAAFAVAQFITSNFLAVELTDVVAAVVTVAAVLLMLKAWQPKESVRVEGSVQDVSIPAMAGGKSAVSNGTQVSTTAGARQESVPGRSGVPTDTTRPAPREVWLAVAPYLIIIAVFSIAQIPFIKTWLGQVGTVTFAWPGLHIEDSEGKAVAATKFKLDHLKSTGTLLLLSGLLTMALYRIPVGKSLRVYGETLKQLRWTIVTVTTVLALSFVMNLSGQTTTLGFALASAGGFFALLSPLIGWIGVALTGSDTSSNSLFGQMQATAAGQTGLSPVLMAAANSSAGVMGKMLSLQNLAVAAAAVGLEGSEGTLFRKLIGWSLGLLALITVLIFLQSTPLLDWMVP, encoded by the coding sequence ATGTTTCAGCAGATCCTCGAGCCCATCGCCGGGTCCCTCCTTCTTTCCGCCTTATGTGCGGCCCTTCCCCTGGTCCTGCTGTTCGTCCTGCTGGGCGTCTTCCGGGTCAAAGCCGCCAAAGCGGCCATCGCCAGCTTGGTCCTGTCCTTCGTCCTGGCCGTCGCAGGCTGGCGGATGCCTCTGGACCAGGCCCTCAGCGCCACCGCTGCGGGCATCTTTTACGGGCTGTTTCCCATCCTGTGGATCCTCGTCAATGCGCTCTGGATCTACAAGCTCACCGTGGCCACGCCCTGGTTCGATGCCCTGGGCCGGACCATCCGCTCCATCTCCAACGACCTGCGGATCCTCTCGATCCTGATTGCGTTCTGCTTCGGCGCGCTCCTCGAATCGCTCGCAGGCTTCGGCGCTCCCGTCGCGATCTCCGCAGCCATGCTGATGGCCGCCGGCATGAAACCGCTCAAGTCCGCCGTCGTCTCGCTGCTGGCCAACACCGCCCCGGTGGCCTTTGGTGCCATGGCCGCGCCCATCATCGCCCTGAACGGCGTCACTGGCCTGTCGCTGCACGACCTCTCTTCGATGGCCGGGCGCCAGACCCCCTTCATCGCCCTCATCGTGCCGCTGCTCCTGGTCTTCATCGTGGACGGCAGGCGCGGCCTCAAGCAGACCTGGCCCGTTGCGCTGGTGGCCGGCGCCGCGTTCGCCGTCGCGCAGTTCATCACCTCCAACTTCCTCGCCGTGGAACTGACCGACGTGGTGGCCGCGGTGGTCACGGTGGCGGCGGTGCTGCTGATGCTGAAGGCCTGGCAGCCGAAAGAGTCGGTGCGCGTGGAAGGATCGGTACAGGATGTGTCAATTCCAGCCATGGCCGGCGGAAAGAGTGCGGTCAGCAACGGCACGCAGGTAAGCACGACGGCGGGTGCCCGGCAGGAGAGCGTTCCGGGCCGTTCCGGAGTCCCCACGGACACTACCCGCCCGGCGCCCCGTGAGGTGTGGCTCGCCGTCGCGCCCTACCTGATCATCATCGCCGTGTTTTCCATCGCCCAGATCCCGTTCATCAAAACCTGGCTGGGGCAGGTGGGCACTGTGACGTTCGCCTGGCCCGGCCTGCACATCGAGGACTCGGAGGGCAAAGCGGTAGCGGCCACCAAGTTCAAGCTGGACCACCTCAAATCCACCGGGACGCTGCTGCTGCTCTCCGGCCTGCTCACCATGGCGCTGTACAGAATCCCGGTCGGCAAAAGCCTGCGCGTCTATGGGGAAACCCTGAAGCAGCTGCGCTGGACCATCGTCACGGTCACCACCGTCCTGGCCCTGTCCTTCGTCATGAACCTATCCGGGCAGACCACCACGCTGGGATTTGCGCTTGCCTCGGCCGGCGGATTCTTCGCCCTCCTTTCGCCGCTGATCGGCTGGATCGGCGTGGCCCTCACCGGCTCGGACACATCATCCAACTCGCTCTTCGGCCAGATGCAGGCCACCGCCGCCGGGCAGACCGGACTCTCCCCGGTGCTGATGGCCGCCGCCAACTCCTCGGCCGGCGTCATGGGCAAGATGCTCTCCCTGCAGAACCTGGCCGTCGCCGCCGCCGCGGTGGGACTGGAAGGCTCAGAGGGCACCCTGTTCCGCAAGCTGATCGGCTGGAGCCTTGGCCTGCTGGCCCTCATCACGGTACTGATCTTCCTGCAATCCACCCCGCTGCTGGACTGGATGGTGCCCTGA